A region of Neovison vison isolate M4711 chromosome 7, ASM_NN_V1, whole genome shotgun sequence DNA encodes the following proteins:
- the LOC122914388 gene encoding olfactory receptor 4C11-like has protein sequence MEQNNTVTEFILLGLTQDPMKKKMVFVIFFIFYSGTVVGNLLIIVTIKSSRTLGSPMYFFLFHLSLADSCFSTTTAPRLIVDSLSAQRTISYHECMTQVFAMHFFGSMEVFVLILMAIDRYVAICKPLHYPTIMRRQVCTILIALAWVGAFIHSLAELMPALKLPFCGPNLINHYCCDLQPLLKLACMDTYMINLEWVSNSGSICTGSFVFLIISYTVILHSLRNHSAEGRRKALSTCITHIIVVVLFFGPCVFIYARPQTTFPMDKMVSVFYTIGTPFLNPFIYTLRNAEVKNAMRKLWHITTTSESKR, from the coding sequence ATGGAGCAAAATAACACTGTTACTGAGTTCATACTGCTAGGACTGACCCAAGATCCAATGAAAAAGAAGATGGTATTTgtaatattcttcattttttattccgGAACTGTGGTAGGGAATTTGCTCATTATAGTGACCATCAAGTCCAGCCGGACACTTGGAAGtcccatgtactttttcctatttcatttgtcCCTTGCTGATTCCTGCTTCTCAACTACAACAGCCCCAAGACTAATTGTGGACTCACTCTCTGCGCAAAGAACCATATCTTACCATGAGTGCATGACTCAAGTCTTTGCAATGCATTTCTTTGGCTCCATGGAGGTCTTTGTTCTCATCCTCATGGCTATTGATCGCTATGTGGCTATTTGTAAGCCCTTACATTACCCAACCATCATGAGACGGCAGGTTTGCACAATCCTGATCGCTCTTGCATGGGTAGGGGCTTTTATCCATTCCCTTGCTGAGCTAATGCCGGCCTTGAAATTGCCTTTCTGTGGACCCAATTTGATTAATCATTACTGCTGTGATTTGCAGCCCTTGCTAAAACTTGCTTGCATGGACACGTATATGATCAACCTAGAATGGGTGTCTAACAGTGGGAGCATTTGCACAGGcagttttgtgtttctgataattTCATACACTGTCATCTTGCATTCACTGAGAAACCACAGtgcagaggggaggagaaaagcTCTCTCCACCTGCATTACTCACATCATCGTAGTAGTCTTATTCTTTGGTCCATGTGTATTCATATATGCACGCCCCCAGACCACTTTCCCTATGGACAAGATGGTGTCCGTATTTTATACTATTGGGACCCCTTTTCTCAACCCATTCATCTACACACTGAGGAATGCAGAAGTGAAAAATGCCATGAGAAAGCTATGGCATATCACAACTACCTCAGAAAGCAAGAGGTGA